The Aythya fuligula isolate bAytFul2 chromosome 7, bAytFul2.pri, whole genome shotgun sequence genome has a window encoding:
- the DENND10 gene encoding DENN domain-containing protein 10, whose product MAEPEAQLLLAVGLIEKDTSGDVLWVWCYPSVTAELRDLLLRKSCLTDENKLLHTFVFGQYKRSWFYITTVEVQESPVLKKVTHFSIVLTAKDFNPEKYAAFTRILCRIYLKHGSPVKMMESYIAVLTKGVCQSEENGSFLSKDFDARKAYLAGSIKDIVSQFGMETVILYTALMLKKRIVVYHPRIEAIQEFTRTLPALVWHRQDWSILHSYVHLNEEEVEALKACTGYIAGFTDSEVNSRPDLYDVYVNLADSEITISPLVKEAMTMGKLHKEIGQLIVQSAEDPDKSDSQVIKDISLKTKEILATLASLTEVSDGNEKPTLNSEALKQKRFPPATENFLFHLAAAEQMLKI is encoded by the exons ATGGCCGAGCCGGAGgcgcagctgctgctggccgtgGGGCTGATCG AGAAAGACACGAGTGGCGATGTGCTGTGGGTCTGGTGCTATCCGTCCGTGACAGCGGAGCTGCGGGATCTGTTGCTGCGGAAAAGCTGCCTCACGGACGAGAACAAACTGCTTCATACCTTCGTGTTCGGCCAGTACAAAAGGTCGTGGTTCTACATCACAACCGTGGAAGTTCAAGAATCGCCGGTCTTGAAAAAG GTGACCCACTTCTCCATTGTTCTGACAGCCAAAGACTTCAACCCGGAGAAATACGCAGCCTTCACTAGGATACTCTGTAG AATCTACTTGAAGCATGGGAGTCCAGTTAAAATGATGGAGAGTTACATTGCAGTCCTTACAAAGGGGGTCTGccaaagtgaagaaaatggatCTTTCCTCAGCAAAGACTTTGATGCTCGGAAGGCTTACCTTGCTGGGTCCATTAAAG ATATAGTATCTCAGTTTGGAATGGAAACAGTTATCTTATACACAGCACTGATGTTAAAGAAGAGAATTGTGGTATATCATCCTAGAATAGAAGCCATCCAGGAATTTACCAG GACTTTGCCTGCTTTAGTGTGGCATCGACAGGACTGGTCAATTCTTCATTCGTACGTACATCTAAATGAAGAGGAAGTGGAAGCCTTAAAAGCCTGCACAG GTTACATTGCTGGATTTACAGATTCTGAAGTGAACAGCCGACCAGACCTCTACGATGTGTACGTGAATTTGGCAGACAGTGAGATCACCATTTCCCCTCTCGTAAAAG AGGCAATGACAATGGGAAAACTTCACAAAGAAATCGGACAACTGATTGTTCAGTCTGCAGAAGATCCAGATAAATCAGACAGCCAAGTCATTAAg gatatttctctgaagacaaaagaaatcTTGGCTACTTTAGCTTCCCTCACTGAAGTTTCTGATGGCAATGAAAAACCAACCCTTAACTCTGAGGCCCTGAAACAAAAGCGATTTCCACCAGCTAcagaaaacttcctttttcatttagcAGCTGCTGAACAAATgcttaaaatctga